The DNA segment TCTTCCTCGGCCTGGTCATGATGCCGTTCTACTACGGCTCCAAGGTCCGCAGCGTCCCCGAGTTCCTGCTGCGGCGCTTCGGCACCTTCGCCCACCTCGTGAACTCGGCCAGTTTCGGACTCGCCCAGGTGCTGATCGCGGGCGTGAACCTCTACGCCCTGTCCACGGTGGTGAACCTGCTGCTCGGCTGGCCGTCCTGGCTGTCGATCCTTGCCGCGGGGGCGATCGTCCTCGCCTACACCCTCCTCGGCGGCCTCTCCGCGGCCATCTACAACGAGGTCATGCAGTTCTTCGTGGTCCTGGCCCTGCTCCTGCCGCTGACCGCCATCGGGCTGCACAGGACCGGCGGATGGAGCGGGCTGGTCGAGAAGATCGACAGCTCGAACGGGAACGCCGCGCTCCAGCTGCACTCCTGGCCGGGGACCAACCTCACCGGGATCGGCAGCTCCACGCTCTCGGTGCTCGGCATCGTCTTCGGTCTCGGTTTCGTGCTCTCCTTCGGGTACTGGACTACCAACTTCACCGAGGTACAGCGCGCGTTGTCGGCCAAGAGCATGTCGGCCGCCCGCCGCACCCCGCTGATCGGAGCCTTCCCCAAGACGCTGATCATCCTGGTCATCATGATTCCCGGCATGGCCGCGGCCGTTCTCTCCCCGGAGCTGGCGGCGCTCAAGGCCGCCAACGCCGCCGATCCGGGGGTGCAGAGCCTGGGCGGGGTGTCCTTCAACAACTCCATCGAGCTGCTGATGCGGGACCTGCTGCCCAACGGCATGCTCGGCATCGCCATCGCGGGCCTGCTCGCCGCCTTCATGGCGGGCATGGCCGCCAACGTCAGCTCGTTCAACACCGTCGTCACCTACGACATCTGGCAGACGTACGTGAAGAAGGACCAGCCGGACGAGTACTACCTGCGAACGGGCCGTGTCCTCACGGTGATCGGGTGTCTCCTGGCGATCGGCACCGCGTTCATCGCCGGCAACTTCGGCAACATCATGGACTACCTCCA comes from the Streptomyces sp. NBC_00820 genome and includes:
- a CDS encoding sodium:solute symporter family protein — protein: MHALADADLRLNARPIDYALIAVYFAFVLGIGVVARRKVSSSMDFFLSGRSMPAWVTGLAFISANLAAVEILGMTADGAQYGLPSVHYYWIGAVPAMVFLGLVMMPFYYGSKVRSVPEFLLRRFGTFAHLVNSASFGLAQVLIAGVNLYALSTVVNLLLGWPSWLSILAAGAIVLAYTLLGGLSAAIYNEVMQFFVVLALLLPLTAIGLHRTGGWSGLVEKIDSSNGNAALQLHSWPGTNLTGIGSSTLSVLGIVFGLGFVLSFGYWTTNFTEVQRALSAKSMSAARRTPLIGAFPKTLIILVIMIPGMAAAVLSPELAALKAANAADPGVQSLGGVSFNNSIELLMRDLLPNGMLGIAIAGLLAAFMAGMAANVSSFNTVVTYDIWQTYVKKDQPDEYYLRTGRVLTVIGCLLAIGTAFIAGNFGNIMDYLQTLFGFFNAPLFATFILGMFWKRMTPAAGGIGLIAGTASAVTVDMLNRFGVLHVSGQGASFLGAIAAFVVDILLSVAVSLATRPKPDSELVGLVWSLTPREHRTHSETGDDAGWYRKPAVLAAGVLVLTAALNIAFW